A genomic region of Stenotrophomonas sp. NA06056 contains the following coding sequences:
- a CDS encoding monovalent cation/H+ antiporter subunit A yields the protein MLPSLPLLLALPFLMAVAVAAFPRSSRSTAAWLAALAPLGGLAILAWLTPSVLDGQVVRTMVPWLPQIGLDFTLRLDGLAWMFAGLVLGIGALVVLYARYYLSSQDNAHRFYTYLLLFMGAMLGMVLSGNLLLLMVFWEMTSISSFLLIGFWSHRQDAREGARMALVITGGGGLALLGGVLLIGRIVGSFDLDVVLAAGEQIRASALYPYALFLVLAGIFTKSAQFPFHFWLPHAMAAPTPVSAYLHSATMVKAGVFLLARLHPALAGTDLFFYTVSGIGALTLLIGAWNAIFQHDLKGLLAYSTISHLGLITLLFGLSTPMAVVAGVFHILNHATFKASLFMAAGIIDHETGTRDMRKLGGLRKLMPFTSALAIIASLAMAGIPLLNGFLSKEMLFAEALSAGGTDAMRTAVSIAALLAGVFGVAYSLRFVHDTFFGKGPHDLDRVPHEPPRWMKVPVEILVVICVAVGIAPALTVAPVLHAAAASILGSAMPEYNLSVWHGFNLPLAMSAIGVVGGVALYFGLRKLINLHGVTNTTPGRNVFHHQLDLLSAAAQRLTAGIANGSLQRMLLGLVVVAIVVGAAPHIVNPVSPQWTKPQPIPLLGWALWLVMMSCAAATLRMYKQRLLAVLLVGGVGLMVALTFVFLSAPDLALTQLLVEMVTLVLMLLGMNYLPAQSGPERPRWRKRRDALIAIVAGAGLGALAYSAMTLPPNTMAGELLARALPEAYGQNVVNVILVDFRGFDTFGEITVFGIAALVVHALLRRTRMAPEQIMPGPPIKLPVPADLAQIMFPLTLTVSIFLFLRGHNAPGGGFIAGLVLAVPLLIQYVIQGTASVESRFGFDYIRCIGTGLLIAILSGAASMLFGVPFLTSGHLDLHLPLIGEVPLASAIGFDIGVYLVVFGGAMLMLSMMATVKPSRTRTARKGEIDLQRRSARTGEMH from the coding sequence ATGCTCCCCAGCCTGCCCCTGCTGCTGGCCCTGCCGTTCCTCATGGCAGTGGCCGTTGCCGCCTTCCCCCGTAGTTCGCGCTCGACTGCTGCCTGGCTGGCGGCGCTGGCGCCGTTGGGCGGGCTGGCGATCCTCGCCTGGCTGACGCCATCGGTGCTCGATGGCCAGGTGGTGCGGACGATGGTGCCGTGGCTGCCGCAGATCGGCCTGGACTTCACCCTGCGCCTGGATGGCCTGGCCTGGATGTTCGCCGGGCTGGTGTTGGGCATCGGCGCACTGGTGGTGCTGTATGCGCGCTACTACCTGAGCAGCCAGGACAACGCGCACCGCTTCTATACCTACCTGTTGCTGTTCATGGGCGCCATGCTGGGCATGGTGCTGTCGGGCAACCTGTTGTTGCTGATGGTCTTCTGGGAAATGACCAGCATCAGCTCGTTCCTGCTGATCGGTTTCTGGTCGCATCGCCAGGACGCCCGCGAGGGCGCGCGGATGGCGCTGGTGATCACCGGCGGCGGCGGCCTGGCCCTGCTGGGCGGCGTACTGCTGATCGGCCGCATCGTCGGCAGCTTCGATCTGGACGTGGTGCTGGCCGCCGGCGAGCAGATCCGCGCCAGTGCGCTGTACCCGTACGCGCTGTTCCTGGTGCTGGCCGGCATCTTCACCAAGAGCGCGCAGTTCCCGTTCCACTTCTGGCTGCCGCACGCGATGGCCGCGCCCACCCCGGTGTCGGCCTACCTGCACTCGGCCACCATGGTGAAGGCCGGCGTGTTCCTGCTGGCGCGCCTGCACCCGGCGCTGGCCGGCACCGATCTGTTCTTCTACACGGTCAGTGGCATTGGGGCGCTCACCCTGCTGATCGGTGCCTGGAACGCGATCTTCCAGCATGACCTGAAGGGCCTGCTGGCCTATTCGACGATCTCGCACCTGGGCCTGATCACCCTGCTGTTCGGCCTGTCCACGCCGATGGCGGTGGTGGCCGGCGTGTTCCATATCCTCAACCACGCCACGTTCAAGGCCTCGCTGTTCATGGCCGCCGGCATCATCGACCACGAAACCGGCACCCGCGACATGCGCAAGCTGGGCGGGCTGCGCAAGCTGATGCCGTTCACCAGCGCGCTGGCCATCATCGCCTCGCTGGCGATGGCCGGCATCCCGCTGCTCAACGGCTTCCTGTCCAAGGAAATGCTCTTCGCCGAAGCACTCTCGGCCGGTGGCACCGACGCCATGCGCACGGCCGTGTCGATCGCCGCGCTGCTGGCCGGCGTGTTCGGCGTGGCCTACAGCCTGCGCTTCGTGCACGACACGTTCTTCGGCAAAGGCCCGCATGATCTGGACCGCGTGCCGCACGAGCCGCCGCGCTGGATGAAGGTACCGGTGGAAATCCTGGTGGTGATCTGCGTGGCGGTGGGTATCGCCCCGGCACTGACGGTGGCGCCGGTACTGCACGCGGCAGCGGCCTCGATCCTCGGCAGCGCGATGCCCGAGTACAACCTGTCGGTGTGGCATGGCTTCAACCTGCCGCTGGCGATGAGCGCGATCGGCGTGGTCGGTGGCGTGGCCCTCTATTTCGGCCTGCGCAAGCTGATCAACCTGCATGGCGTGACCAACACCACGCCGGGGCGCAACGTCTTCCACCACCAGCTGGACCTGCTGTCGGCCGCTGCGCAGCGGTTGACCGCCGGCATCGCCAACGGCAGCCTGCAGCGCATGCTGCTGGGTCTGGTGGTGGTGGCCATCGTGGTGGGCGCCGCGCCCCACATCGTCAACCCAGTCTCGCCGCAGTGGACGAAACCGCAGCCGATCCCGTTGCTGGGCTGGGCACTGTGGCTGGTGATGATGTCCTGCGCGGCAGCGACGCTGCGCATGTACAAGCAGCGCCTGCTGGCGGTGCTGCTGGTCGGCGGCGTGGGCCTGATGGTGGCGCTGACCTTCGTGTTCCTGTCCGCACCGGACCTGGCGCTGACCCAGCTGCTGGTGGAGATGGTGACCCTGGTGCTGATGCTGCTGGGCATGAACTACCTGCCCGCACAGTCCGGCCCGGAGCGGCCGCGCTGGCGCAAGCGCCGTGATGCCCTGATCGCCATCGTCGCCGGTGCCGGCCTTGGCGCGCTGGCCTACAGCGCGATGACCCTGCCGCCCAACACCATGGCCGGCGAGCTGCTCGCCCGCGCGTTGCCCGAGGCGTACGGCCAGAACGTGGTCAACGTGATCCTGGTCGACTTCCGCGGCTTCGATACTTTCGGCGAGATCACCGTGTTCGGCATCGCCGCGCTGGTGGTGCACGCGCTGCTGCGGCGCACGCGGATGGCGCCGGAGCAGATCATGCCCGGCCCGCCGATCAAGCTGCCGGTGCCGGCCGATCTGGCGCAGATCATGTTCCCGCTGACCCTGACGGTCTCCATCTTCCTGTTCCTGCGCGGCCACAACGCGCCGGGCGGCGGCTTCATCGCGGGCCTGGTGCTGGCCGTGCCGCTGCTGATCCAGTACGTGATCCAGGGCACGGCATCGGTGGAGTCGCGCTTCGGCTTCGACTACATCCGCTGCATCGGCACCGGCCTGCTGATCGCCATCCTCAGCGGCGCCGCCTCGATGCTGTTCGGCGTGCCGTTCCTGACCAGTGGCCACTTGGACCTGCACCTGCCGCTGATCGGCGAGGTACCGCTGGCCAGCGCGATTGGTTTTGATATCGGCGTGTACCTGGTGGTGTTCGGCGGCGCGATGCTGATGCTGTCGATGATGGCCACCGTCAAACCCTCGCGGACGCGCACCGCGCGCAAGGGCGAGATCGACCTGCAACGCCGCTCGGCACGAACGGGGGAGATGCACTGA
- a CDS encoding Na+/H+ antiporter subunit C has product MELALASAIGVLTAIGIYLLLRARSFDVILGMTFLSYATNLLIFAGGRVVQGKAPVLQDGVESHLGNYTDPLPQALVLTAIVIAFAMTAVSIVLAMRSRSDNHSDHVDAHEPDDDAPPRRGEDRA; this is encoded by the coding sequence ATGGAACTGGCCCTGGCCTCTGCGATCGGCGTGCTGACCGCCATCGGCATCTACCTGCTGCTGCGCGCGCGCAGCTTCGATGTGATCCTCGGCATGACCTTCCTGTCCTACGCCACCAACCTGCTGATCTTCGCCGGTGGCCGCGTGGTGCAGGGCAAGGCGCCGGTGCTGCAGGATGGCGTGGAAAGCCACCTGGGCAACTACACCGATCCGCTGCCGCAGGCCCTGGTGCTGACCGCCATCGTCATTGCCTTTGCGATGACCGCGGTCAGCATCGTGCTGGCCATGCGCAGCCGCAGCGACAACCACAGTGACCATGTGGACGCGCACGAACCGGACGACGATGCACCGCCGCGCCGGGGCGAGGACCGCGCATGA
- a CDS encoding monovalent cation/H+ antiporter subunit D yields MNHLVILPILVPLLGAALSLFVEHRRYGPKVQRAVAWTSLAALAVVVGLLFADTAGGDIRVYLLGDWPSRLGIALVADQLSAWMLLTTLLLAIPCLLHACSGWDRRAPHFHALFQFQLVGLNGAFLTGDIFNLFVFFEVMLIASYGLLLSGGRGLRMRIGLHYVVFNVTASTLFLIALGLLYASLGSLNMAELSQRIAEVPPAQLTLVKATMGLLLLVFCAKAALMPLYLWLPESYARAPAAVAALFAIMTKVGLYAVLRIQMLWFGEDAGAMAGYGRDWLLWAGVATLVLGGLGALAAARLRVLISYLVIVSAATLFIAFSAGTPKVLSAGLYYLPHSSFVAAALFLVADLIRRRRGGASDRKEVIAPMPGKETPAVLFLIAAVSVAGLPPLSGFLAKAALLAGMPAQYTGAVWTAVLVSSLLVIMGLTRGGIRLFWRVPLPDPDAPPPRKAPLRRVELFAACILLAYGIGMTLFAAPLMQHTDAIATQLLQPGDYVQQLRATTPEIRQP; encoded by the coding sequence ATGAATCATCTGGTGATCCTGCCGATCCTGGTACCGCTGCTCGGCGCTGCACTGTCGCTGTTCGTCGAACACCGCCGCTATGGACCGAAGGTGCAACGCGCCGTCGCGTGGACATCGCTGGCCGCGTTGGCGGTGGTGGTCGGCCTGTTGTTTGCCGACACCGCGGGCGGCGACATCCGCGTGTATCTGCTGGGCGACTGGCCGTCGCGGCTGGGCATCGCGCTGGTGGCCGACCAGTTGTCCGCATGGATGCTGCTGACCACCCTGCTGCTGGCCATTCCCTGCCTGCTGCATGCGTGTTCGGGATGGGACCGCCGCGCACCGCACTTCCATGCGCTGTTCCAGTTCCAGCTGGTGGGCCTCAACGGCGCCTTCCTGACCGGCGACATCTTCAACCTGTTCGTGTTCTTCGAGGTGATGCTGATCGCCTCCTACGGCCTGCTGCTCAGTGGCGGCCGTGGCCTGCGCATGCGCATCGGCCTCCACTACGTGGTGTTCAACGTCACCGCCTCGACCCTGTTCCTGATCGCACTGGGCCTGCTGTACGCCTCGCTGGGGTCGTTGAACATGGCCGAGCTGTCGCAGCGCATTGCCGAGGTGCCGCCCGCGCAGCTGACCCTGGTGAAGGCGACGATGGGCCTGCTGTTGCTGGTGTTCTGTGCCAAGGCCGCGCTGATGCCGCTGTACCTGTGGCTGCCCGAATCGTATGCGCGTGCACCGGCGGCGGTAGCGGCGCTGTTCGCGATCATGACCAAGGTGGGCCTGTATGCCGTGCTGCGCATCCAGATGCTGTGGTTCGGCGAGGATGCGGGTGCGATGGCCGGCTACGGCCGCGACTGGCTGCTGTGGGCCGGCGTAGCGACGCTGGTGCTGGGTGGCCTGGGCGCGTTGGCCGCAGCGCGCCTGCGCGTGTTGATTTCGTATCTGGTGATCGTCTCGGCGGCGACGCTGTTCATCGCGTTCTCTGCCGGCACGCCGAAGGTGCTGTCTGCCGGCCTGTACTATCTGCCGCACAGCAGCTTCGTCGCCGCCGCACTGTTCCTGGTCGCCGACCTGATCCGACGCCGCCGTGGCGGCGCCAGCGACCGCAAGGAAGTGATCGCACCGATGCCCGGCAAGGAGACGCCTGCGGTGCTGTTCCTGATCGCGGCAGTGTCGGTGGCCGGCCTGCCGCCGCTGTCCGGCTTCCTGGCCAAGGCCGCGCTGTTGGCCGGCATGCCCGCCCAATACACCGGCGCGGTGTGGACGGCAGTGCTGGTCAGCAGCCTGCTGGTGATCATGGGTCTGACCCGTGGTGGCATCCGCCTGTTCTGGCGCGTGCCGCTGCCCGATCCCGATGCACCGCCGCCACGCAAGGCACCGCTGCGCCGTGTGGAGCTGTTTGCCGCCTGCATCCTGCTGGCCTACGGCATCGGCATGACGCTGTTCGCTGCGCCGCTGATGCAGCACACCGACGCCATCGCCACCCAGCTGCTGCAGCCGGGCGATTACGTGCAGCAGTTGCGCGCGACCACGCCGGAGATCCGCCAGCCATGA
- a CDS encoding Na+/H+ antiporter subunit E, translating to MTAKRSPIRRLLPSPALSVMVVVFWLLMSDSFTLGQFLLGLMLGVVIPLFAARLDREFARIGTLRPLPKLLFVTLWDILMSNIRVAIQVLGPEKNIHPGFIWLPLDIANIHGIAALTSMITLTPGTVSAALSDDRRFLLVHVLHLDDPQALIDTIKRRYEAPLMEIFP from the coding sequence ATGACCGCCAAGCGTTCCCCGATCCGCCGCCTGCTGCCCTCGCCCGCGCTGAGCGTGATGGTGGTGGTGTTCTGGCTGCTGATGTCCGACAGCTTCACGCTCGGCCAGTTCCTGCTGGGCCTGATGCTGGGCGTGGTGATTCCGTTGTTTGCTGCGCGCCTGGACCGCGAGTTCGCCCGCATCGGCACCCTGCGGCCGCTGCCGAAGCTGCTGTTCGTGACGCTGTGGGACATCCTGATGTCCAACATCCGCGTGGCCATCCAGGTGCTGGGCCCGGAAAAGAACATCCACCCCGGTTTCATCTGGCTGCCGCTGGACATCGCCAACATCCACGGCATCGCCGCGCTGACCAGCATGATCACCCTGACCCCTGGCACGGTGTCGGCCGCGCTCAGCGACGACCGCAGGTTCCTGCTGGTGCACGTGCTGCACCTGGACGACCCGCAGGCGCTGATCGACACGATCAAGCGCCGTTATGAAGCCCCGTTGATGGAGATCTTCCCATGA
- a CDS encoding K+/H+ antiporter subunit F — protein MTGFQIIQTTLVVCMHVVGLAMLLATWRLLRGPTVPDRILALDTLSVTAIAELMLFGMYLNSAIYFEAALIIAMLGFGSTVVLSKFVLRRDIVE, from the coding sequence ATGACTGGATTCCAGATCATCCAGACCACCCTGGTGGTATGCATGCACGTGGTCGGCCTGGCCATGCTGCTGGCCACCTGGCGCCTGCTGCGCGGGCCGACCGTGCCTGACCGCATCCTGGCACTGGATACGCTGTCGGTGACCGCCATCGCCGAGCTCATGCTGTTCGGCATGTACCTCAATTCGGCGATCTACTTCGAGGCGGCACTGATCATCGCCATGCTCGGCTTCGGCAGCACCGTGGTGCTGAGCAAGTTCGTGCTGCGCCGGGACATCGTCGAATGA
- a CDS encoding Na+/H+ antiporter subunit G: MITFIQIALSILLLFGCFFILVGALGLVKLSTFFKRLHAPTKASTLGVGCVLVCSVCYHIFLGQDPQPRELLITVFLFITAPISAHLMAKAALSLLMETRPTLPGNERAEEEQLPPPEPEREEETTTR; this comes from the coding sequence ATGATCACCTTCATCCAGATCGCGCTGTCGATCCTGCTGCTGTTCGGCTGCTTCTTCATCCTGGTCGGCGCACTGGGCCTGGTGAAACTGTCCACCTTCTTCAAGCGCCTGCACGCACCGACCAAGGCCAGCACGCTGGGCGTGGGCTGCGTGCTGGTGTGCTCGGTGTGTTACCACATCTTCCTAGGCCAGGACCCGCAGCCGCGCGAGCTGCTGATCACCGTGTTCCTGTTCATCACCGCACCGATCAGCGCGCACCTGATGGCCAAGGCCGCGCTGTCGCTGCTGATGGAAACGCGCCCCACTCTGCCGGGCAACGAGCGTGCGGAAGAAGAGCAGTTGCCGCCGCCGGAACCGGAGCGGGAAGAGGAAACCACCACGCGTTGA
- a CDS encoding sodium:calcium antiporter, whose translation MIAIAIVWFLLGLLLLALGGDSIVKAVSGLAQRFGASAFTAGLLLLGITTSLPELAVNARALVVGQPELALGNAVGSSVVNLGLTLAVAAIAAPLLLRARLQTVLWWALLAAGLLLIVFGLDGRLLRWEAGVLLAGFVVVQFLLLRRGRHESAEVQALIAESALSRTSLPLNVLRVLFAGVALYWGARLVVGAAADFGAALGWTPLLVGLLPVAIGTALPEVAAAVAAARRGHGDMVLGHVLGSSAVNLMLVIGAMGLLQPLALPASFVRLELPALLALALVLYPMLRGDLRISRIEGAVLLGAFVAWFLLELLLVGAPAL comes from the coding sequence ATGATCGCCATTGCCATTGTCTGGTTCCTGCTTGGCCTGTTGTTGCTGGCCCTGGGCGGGGACTCCATCGTCAAGGCCGTTTCCGGCCTGGCGCAGCGCTTCGGCGCCAGCGCATTCACTGCGGGCCTGCTGTTGCTGGGCATCACCACCTCGCTGCCGGAACTGGCGGTCAACGCCCGCGCGCTGGTGGTGGGCCAGCCGGAGCTGGCCTTGGGCAACGCCGTTGGCAGCAGTGTGGTCAACCTCGGCCTGACCCTGGCGGTGGCTGCCATTGCTGCGCCGTTGTTGTTGCGTGCTCGCCTGCAGACGGTGCTGTGGTGGGCGTTGCTGGCCGCCGGCCTGCTGCTGATCGTGTTCGGGCTTGATGGCCGCTTGCTGCGCTGGGAGGCGGGCGTGCTGCTGGCTGGCTTCGTGGTGGTGCAGTTCCTGCTGCTGCGACGCGGGCGCCATGAAAGCGCTGAGGTACAGGCGCTCATCGCCGAATCGGCACTGAGCCGCACCAGCCTGCCATTGAACGTGTTGCGCGTGCTGTTTGCTGGCGTGGCCCTGTACTGGGGTGCGCGCCTGGTGGTCGGTGCTGCTGCTGATTTCGGCGCCGCTCTGGGCTGGACACCGCTGCTGGTCGGCCTGCTGCCGGTGGCGATCGGCACTGCATTGCCGGAGGTGGCAGCCGCCGTCGCGGCGGCGCGCCGTGGTCACGGCGACATGGTGCTGGGCCACGTGCTCGGTTCCAGCGCGGTCAACCTGATGCTGGTGATCGGTGCGATGGGGCTGCTGCAGCCGTTGGCGCTGCCTGCTTCGTTCGTACGCCTTGAACTACCGGCGCTGCTGGCCCTCGCCCTGGTGCTGTATCCGATGCTGCGCGGCGACCTGCGCATCAGCCGCATTGAAGGTGCGGTGCTGCTGGGGGCGTTCGTGGCGTGGTTCTTGCTGGAGCTGCTGCTGGTAGGTGCACCGGCGCTGTAA
- the hmgA gene encoding homogentisate 1,2-dioxygenase yields MSSAITARGYQSGFGNEFATEAVAGALPVGQNSPQKVAHGLYAEQLTGTAFTAPRGSNRRSWLYRIRPAVTHGEFTPFAQSQLQCDFGAQPASPNQLRWSPLPLPELPTDFVEGLYTMGGNGSPDAHAGVGIHLYAANRDMVGRYFYDADGELLIVPQLGSLRLLTELGVIEIEPQQIAVIPRGVRFRVELPDGPSRGYICENYGALLKLPDLGPIGSNGLANPRDFETPHAAFEDIDGDFELIAKFDGRLWRALIDHSPLDVVAWHGNYAPYRYDLRRFNTIGSISYDHPDPSIFLVLHSPSDTAGTSNMDFAIFPPRWLVAQNTFRPPWFHRNIASEFMGLVHGAYDAKAEGFVPGGASLHNCMSGHGPDAPTFDKASSADLSKPDVIKDTMAFMFETRGVIRPTAQALAAGHRQGDYQQCWNGLRNNFR; encoded by the coding sequence ATGTCCAGCGCCATCACAGCCCGCGGCTATCAGTCCGGTTTCGGCAACGAGTTCGCCACCGAGGCCGTTGCCGGCGCACTGCCCGTCGGCCAGAACTCGCCGCAGAAGGTGGCCCATGGCCTGTATGCCGAGCAGTTGACCGGTACCGCGTTCACCGCGCCGCGTGGCAGCAACCGCCGCAGCTGGCTGTACCGGATCCGTCCGGCGGTGACCCACGGCGAGTTCACTCCGTTTGCGCAATCGCAGCTGCAGTGCGATTTCGGTGCGCAGCCGGCCTCGCCGAACCAGCTGCGCTGGAGCCCGCTGCCGCTGCCGGAACTGCCGACCGATTTTGTCGAAGGCCTGTACACGATGGGCGGCAACGGTTCGCCCGACGCGCATGCCGGTGTCGGCATCCATCTGTATGCGGCCAACCGTGACATGGTCGGCCGCTACTTCTACGACGCCGACGGCGAACTGCTGATCGTGCCGCAGCTGGGCAGCCTGCGCCTGCTCACCGAGCTGGGCGTGATCGAGATCGAGCCGCAGCAGATCGCGGTGATCCCGCGTGGTGTCCGCTTCCGCGTGGAGCTGCCCGACGGCCCGAGCCGTGGCTACATCTGCGAGAACTACGGCGCGCTGCTGAAGCTGCCCGACCTGGGCCCGATCGGCTCCAACGGCCTGGCCAACCCGCGCGACTTCGAGACCCCGCATGCGGCGTTCGAAGACATCGACGGTGATTTCGAGCTGATCGCCAAGTTCGACGGCCGCCTGTGGCGTGCCCTGATCGATCATTCGCCGCTGGACGTGGTGGCCTGGCACGGCAACTACGCGCCGTACCGCTACGACCTGCGCCGCTTCAACACCATCGGCTCGATCAGCTACGACCACCCGGACCCGTCGATCTTCCTGGTGCTGCACTCGCCCAGCGACACCGCGGGCACCAGCAACATGGACTTCGCCATCTTCCCGCCGCGCTGGCTGGTGGCGCAGAACACGTTCCGCCCGCCGTGGTTCCACCGCAACATCGCCAGCGAGTTCATGGGCCTGGTGCATGGTGCCTACGACGCCAAGGCCGAAGGCTTCGTGCCGGGCGGTGCGTCGTTGCACAACTGCATGAGTGGCCACGGTCCGGATGCGCCGACCTTCGACAAGGCCTCCAGTGCAGACCTGTCCAAGCCGGACGTGATCAAGGACACCATGGCCTTCATGTTCGAGACCCGTGGGGTGATCCGCCCGACCGCGCAGGCGCTGGCCGCGGGCCACCGGCAGGGCGATTACCAGCAGTGCTGGAACGGCCTGCGCAACAATTTCCGTTGA
- the hppD gene encoding 4-hydroxyphenylpyruvate dioxygenase: MNTAVPSASHPNPGMQVTTFENPMGIDGFEFVEFAAPAGRGAELHEYFRKMGFSAVLKHKQRPITVYRQGDVNFLVNEDPDSFAADFAEKHGPCACGFAIRFKKPGAEVYQTALGNGAEAIAFKPESKAVNAPVIKGIGDCMLYLVDRYGDAGSIFDGDYELIAGADLRPFGFGLTFIDHLTHNLYFGNMQQWSDYYERLFNFREIRYFDIKGLKTGLVSKAMTAPDGIVRIPLNESSDPKSQINEYLDAYKGEGIQHIACFTDNIYETVEAMRAQGVDFLDTPDTYFDVIDQRVPNHGEDVARLAKNKILIDADPETHQRKLLQIFTQNCIGPIFFEIIQRKGNEGFGEGNFTALFESIERDQIRRGVL; encoded by the coding sequence ATGAATACCGCAGTCCCGTCCGCCTCGCATCCCAACCCCGGCATGCAGGTCACCACCTTCGAGAACCCGATGGGCATCGACGGCTTCGAGTTCGTCGAATTCGCCGCACCGGCCGGCCGTGGTGCCGAGCTGCACGAGTACTTCCGCAAGATGGGCTTCAGCGCGGTGCTCAAGCACAAGCAGCGTCCGATTACCGTCTATCGCCAGGGCGACGTCAACTTCCTGGTCAATGAAGACCCCGATTCGTTCGCGGCCGACTTCGCCGAAAAGCACGGCCCGTGCGCCTGCGGCTTCGCGATCCGCTTCAAGAAGCCGGGCGCGGAGGTCTACCAGACCGCGCTGGGCAACGGCGCTGAGGCCATCGCCTTCAAGCCGGAGAGCAAGGCGGTCAACGCGCCGGTCATCAAGGGCATCGGCGACTGCATGCTGTACCTGGTGGATCGCTACGGCGATGCCGGCAGCATCTTCGATGGCGACTACGAGCTGATCGCCGGCGCTGACCTGCGCCCGTTCGGCTTCGGCCTGACCTTCATCGACCACCTGACCCACAACCTGTACTTCGGCAACATGCAGCAGTGGTCGGACTACTACGAGCGCCTGTTCAACTTCCGCGAGATCCGCTACTTCGACATCAAGGGCCTGAAGACCGGCCTGGTGTCCAAGGCCATGACCGCGCCGGACGGCATCGTGCGCATTCCGCTGAACGAATCGTCCGACCCGAAGAGCCAGATCAACGAGTATCTGGATGCGTACAAGGGCGAGGGCATCCAGCACATCGCCTGCTTCACCGACAACATCTACGAGACCGTCGAAGCCATGCGCGCGCAGGGCGTGGATTTCCTCGACACGCCGGACACCTACTTCGACGTGATCGACCAGCGCGTGCCGAACCACGGTGAAGACGTCGCCCGCCTGGCCAAGAACAAGATCCTGATCGATGCCGATCCGGAAACCCACCAGCGCAAGCTGCTGCAGATCTTCACCCAGAACTGCATCGGCCCGATCTTCTTCGAGATCATCCAGCGCAAGGGCAACGAGGGCTTCGGCGAAGGCAACTTCACCGCGCTGTTCGAGAGCATCGAGCGCGACCAGATCCGCCGCGGCGTGCTGTAA
- a CDS encoding MarR family winged helix-turn-helix transcriptional regulator produces MSPADPVSTRLRASHVLLDLEQFLPYRLSVLSNRVSGNIAKLYGDRYGLAIPEWRVITILALYPGSSASEVSDRTAMDKVAVSRAVARLLERGFIKRETHGDDRRRSVLALSAAGFEVYETIAPMVIEITRKLMSVLSEEEEQVLEKLILRLAGDGLERMGEGV; encoded by the coding sequence ATGAGCCCCGCCGATCCCGTTTCGACCCGCCTGCGTGCCTCCCACGTCCTGCTCGACCTGGAACAGTTCCTGCCCTACCGGCTGAGCGTGCTGTCCAACCGGGTCAGCGGCAACATCGCCAAGCTGTACGGCGACCGTTATGGCCTGGCCATCCCGGAGTGGCGGGTGATCACCATCCTGGCGCTGTACCCGGGGTCGTCGGCCAGCGAGGTCTCCGACCGCACGGCGATGGACAAGGTGGCGGTCAGCCGCGCGGTGGCCCGCCTGCTGGAACGTGGTTTCATCAAGCGTGAGACCCATGGCGATGATCGTCGGCGCTCGGTGCTGGCGCTGTCGGCGGCAGGGTTCGAGGTGTACGAGACGATCGCGCCGATGGTGATCGAGATCACCCGCAAGCTGATGTCGGTGCTGAGCGAGGAAGAGGAGCAGGTGCTGGAGAAGCTGATCCTGCGCCTGGCCGGGGATGGCCTGGAGCGGATGGGCGAAGGGGTCTGA